The following are encoded in a window of Staphylospora marina genomic DNA:
- the ylxM gene encoding YlxM family DNA-binding protein codes for MLEKTTELNLLYDFYGSLLTEKQRALLELYYHEDWSLGEIAEHQGVSRQAVFEALKRAQTTLGDLEEKLGLLRKHLMRQKLAEEIESRLNRHPEARDAVGPLVRRLADLD; via the coding sequence GTGTTGGAAAAAACCACGGAATTGAATCTGCTCTACGACTTCTACGGCTCGCTTCTGACCGAAAAGCAGCGCGCCCTGCTGGAATTGTACTACCATGAAGACTGGTCGCTCGGCGAGATCGCCGAACATCAGGGCGTTTCGCGCCAAGCGGTGTTTGAGGCGCTCAAGCGCGCGCAGACCACCCTCGGCGACCTGGAAGAGAAGCTGGGACTCCTGCGGAAACATCTCATGCGGCAAAAGCTGGCCGAAGAAATCGAGAGCCGGCTGAACCGGCATCCGGAAGCGCGCGACGCCGTCGGCCCGCTGGTCCGCCGGTTGGCCGATCTCGATTAA